The following is a genomic window from Spirosoma foliorum.
TGGATTAGTGACAATCAATTTGATTTGTTAAGAAATTACGTCAGATATAATCTTGGCATACATCTATGGGATTATCATGTCCGCCAAATCTAAGCTGAGGATGAAAAATTCTTTTACTCAGATGGAAGCTTTGTAGATATGGTTTTTTGAATCTGATTTTTTAGTTACAGATCATAAAGAAATATATTTTGTGCTGGCAATTAAAGGAATTGAGTTCACTATAAATATAGGTGGCCCTGAATTAGACGGTTATCTGGATTGGCTCAAAGAAAACACAAATAAATCCCCGCTTTATCGAGATAAAAAATATTGCTTCAAGTGCGCCTTTGCCTAAGAATGTGTTTGGGAATTATCTTTTGCCAATCAAATGATCCGTTGCAACATAATCTGAATGTTGGCTAAGTACAGCCAGCAAACCGAAGACGATATCGTGTATTCATAATCTTTGACAATCCTTCGGAAGTGATTCGCCCAAGCAATAGTCCGTTCCAATACCCACCGTTTGGCTACGGGCACAAAGCCCAGAGGTGATTCAGGACGAGACGCTTTTTCAAAATCAAGGCTCCATCTAGCCAACTCTTGAGCGAAGACACCATTATAAGGTTTGTCTTAGCCCCCTTATTAGTTAGACAGATTTTCTGAAAAGGTTTTGTCGTAAACCACCTCGGATTCCTCCCACTTTTGCCGGGTTGTTACAAATCCAATGGAACGGTGAAGCAGATGTAATTGTAATGGGAAAAATAACGCCGTAACGTCTTTTTAGCTTCGTAATAGCTGGAAAATTCATTCCGTTTAATGACATCGTATTCCAGAATGCTATGGAAGGCTTCAATGTAAGAGTTCTCCTCCGGTGTGGCCACGTGGGTGAACTCCTGCTTAAGCTCTGAGCTTTTCTAAAAGTTACGCACCGAATGAGCAATGAATTGACTGCCGTTATCATTACGCAGAATGACCCCTTTCAGTTGATGACTTTGGTTTACTCGTCGTAGCAGGTTGATCAGGTCAATTTGACGAATGCTGCCTTGGGACAGCCGGTCCAAGATTTTGCTGCTATAAACATCAAGGACCTGAACATATAGTATGTTCCGCCGTTCACCTTGTACCCATACGTATATCTTATGGCTCATACGACGCCGACGGAAATTTACTGTAGACGAAATTCTCTCAGAGCCATTCATCCAGGAATTACATCGGCGTATGTTTGGCAGTGTGTGGCGATGGGCCGGTTCGTTTCGCAACACCAATAAAAATATCGGTGTCGATAAATATCAGATTGGCATAGAACTACGCATGCTACTCGATGATTGTCGTTATTGAGTTGAGCATAAGACGTTCAGTCCAGATGAAATTGCGATCCGCTTTAAACATCGTTTAGTCGCCATCCATTGTTTTTCAAATGGTAATGGTCGTCACTCTCGCTTAGCAGCCGATGTCGTGATTGAACGTCTGTTTGGTGGTGAGATTTTTACCCGGAGTAGTCAGAACTTGATTTATAAAGGGGAACCCCGTGCTGCTTATTTGACGGCTGTTCGAGCGGCTGACAAAGGTGATTATGATCTACTCCTAGCATTTGCTCATTCCTGATTGAAGGACAGTTTAGACGTCTTTTTTTGAGTCGTCATGGTGTTTCTACTCAAGATTGTCCTCTGCTTAAGGTCTACTTTATGGTTTCAGGACTGGCTTAATCAATCAGTATAATGTACACTCAAGACCTGGCCTATCTGGTTGATAATAGCTAACTGGATTTTCAATCAGTAAGCTCCTTGTAGCTGGGTCGGTTCGCATTGTATCAACCAGGTGTCGATCACACTATGAGTACAACCGCACCGACTCTGTTTTTTTCTTCGAGGAGAAGTCATAAAAAAGCACAACGCTGAACATCACTTCGATGAATCCAACCATAAGTGTAGTGACCAATGGTTGCATGTTTGTAATAAATAAACCATAAGCCGATAGGCCCAACAGACCTCCTAATACCCAGTATAGTTTGTTGCCATACAGGGTGCGAAACGTTAAGTAGCGGCCACCGATGATTAGGGCCATGCCTTGAAAAAAAACACTCGGGCCGTTGGAGTGAGAGTCCGTAGGCGATTGGGATGGTCATCAGCATAAAAAAGATTCCCTCCATAGCCAGGCCAGTTAAGGGGTTGCTTTGGTGGGTTGGCACTCTGGTACCGCTTAGTCGGTCGATCAGCGTACTAATGGGGTAAATGAGCGCACCGCCGACCAGGAGTGCCCAGATGGCCTGTTTAGTTGAAAATCTGTTGAGGACAACCGCTGTTGTGAGCCAGACAATTCCTGAGACAAGTACCCCCGTAGCGCCATTACGGAACTGGTCTCTCATGTGGGTTTGGGCTGCTGTTATTGACTCTAATGGGTTGTTGTGCTGCATGGGTAAACGTACATTCAAGCTAAAATGACCCTAAATTAATTCAATGGTTTCCAATCCTACAACCAAAACAGGCTTGGAGGTAAATCGGGATGGTGAACGGTGGTTTATCAGATTGACCAGGTCAGCTTCATTCAAGGTAATACAGAATGATAACAGCCGTTTTTACACATCAAGGACAGCCTTATTTGACGCTTTGTCTAATAGGCCTAATGCGGTATAATTAGATCTTGAAGCGGTATAGGTAGAAAAAGGCGTGGATTTCTATTTCAAATTAATTTTCACTAGTGAATTCACTGATTTATACAGTTTGTTCGCTTTCTGCTCTAGCCAAAACTGCCTAGCAATATTGTCTCACATACTGATTGAACTGGATTAGCTGGTCAGAATGCTGCAGCAACGAATGAGCGGGTCCACTGGACTGTGGTAAACGATAAGGTAACCAATGAAATATGAAAATTCTCGGGAAACGCTCCCCACTATGAGACGATAAAATCTTCATTCATCTGCTTCAAGAATAGGGCTTTTAAAGGAACAGTGAACTATAAAATTATCGGAGAAAATTGTAAGATGAAATCATATCTATCACAATTTGAAAAAAGGGTATTTTCCCCCTTGAAATTGAGAGGACGAGTTTAGAATTTTACTGGCTGAATGAGCATCCACAGTTATTATCAATGCTTGAGTGGATTAGTGAAAGCTACGCAAGTGCGTCCAGTATATCAAGCTACAAAATGAATACGAAGTGCTCCGCTAATACAGTGCTGAAAACTATGTAAATGTTCTTTCGGAAAAAGGAGGTTTGTTTCTTTATAGCTTAATAAGTAAATGATATTTTATCAAGGTTAAACTCGATAATTACTTGCACGTAAATGAGGTACAATAAATTCTCATATTTTTTCAATATTTACTTATACCCATTACCCTCTTCCCAAACCTCTAAAATCACATATGGCTACATTCACGAGAAAAAATGCTTGGAATAATAACGGTACATTCGATAATCCCGATCTATTGTGGTATGCAAAAGCCGTTCAAGTAATGCAATCCCGACCAATAAGCGACCCGACTAGTTGGTGGTTCTACGCTGCGATTCATGGTGAATATTTATTGCCTGCATCTATGATACCTTCGTCATTTCCCGACTACCAATATTTAAACTGGATAAATATATCATACATTGCAACTACTGCCAAAATAGACAAGATCCCAGCCCAAAAATTGACAGATCTTTTTTGGGACCAGTGCCAGCATGCCACCTGGTATTTTTTACCTTGGCATAGGGGGTATTTAGTTTCTATTGAAAATATTCTTCGCGATATAATAATAAATCAACTAAAAGGCCCTGAGGACTGGGCACTGCCTTATTGGAACTATCTAAACCAATCTACTCAAAATACAGAACAAAATATCCCTCCGGCATTCACAGATGTTAGTTTACCCGATGGTAAACCAAACCCCTTACATGTAGTAGAAAGGTATGGGTCAATAATAGAAATTGGTAATGCAGAAAATTCTGCAAATGATATATGCCAATTTGATACAATTTACAGTGACGGGTCTTCACCTGCCCCACTAGGACCAGGTGATTCAACAGGCTACTTTTATAGTGGGGGTGAAACTGGATTCATGCATGAAGGCGGTTCGGAAACTGGAGATATCGAGATGAACCCTCACAATTTTGTTCATGGAATGGTAGGTGGTCGAAACAAGAAAAAGCAAACAGGCTTGATGGGAGTTCCTAATACAGCAGCTCTCGACCCCGTTTTTTATCTGCATCATGCGAATGTTGACCGAATGTGGGCAGCGTGGAATGAAACTGGGAAAAACGAGAATTCTTCTAAGCCTAGTTGGTTGGTAGGACCTTCTGCTCATGGTAATTCACGTTTTGCTATGCCTTTAGATTTAAAAGGAAACCCATGGTTTTATACTCCGGCGGACACTCAAAGTACAAATAATTTGAAGTATAATGGTACAACATATTCTTATACTTATGATGATCTCTCGTTAACTTCTTTTGAAAAAGCCCCACCAAGTGAGCCTATGAGGATAAGTGAAAGATTTGCAAAATTAGGTATAAGAGATTTGCATAATGTAATTAAAATGACTAATGATCGAAAAACTGAATTAGTTGGAGCAAGCAGTGGAACCCTAAAAATAAAAAATTCAGAAACGCAAGCCACTGTTAAACTTAATACGACAGCATGGGAGTCTGTTTCAAGGAGTTTTTTTATAGCGCCTATTCCGAGCATTCCTGATGAAGTTTTTCTTCAATTAGAAGGTGTAAATGGGGGTAGCGACTCAAACTTTCTTTCTGTTTATGTAAATGAAAAGTTTGTAAAGTCAGTATCACTTTTTGGTCTCTTATCTGCATCAATGAAGAATAATTTTCATGGTGGTGCTGGCCTTACTTTCAAATTCAATATCACAAACATTATTGATGATTTGCATCTAGCTGGTAATATTGATATTGACTCACTAAATGTTCAGGTAAAGGCTAAAGACGCTTTACATAAAGGCGATGAAATTACAATTGATCGAATAGGGGTTTACCGTGTGAGTCAATAATCTAAAAATTGATCTATGAAGCTTTCATGGAAGAATCGTATTACAATTAACCTTGTAATAATAAGCATAAGTCTTTTTGTTTGGGTTTTACTTCTGATCAATCCAGGTCATATAATGACAATAGAGCATTGTCATGTTTCAACCTCTGGTCCATCGACTGCATCACTTCAAATGTTACTAGAAATGAATCCATTTTCATCGCAACTAATTGGATGGGGAATTATGGTAGTTGCAATGATGTTACCTAAATTAATTGTACCGATTCAATATATTTGTATACAAAATTTTAAGGAGAATCGCTTGTTAACTTCTTTACTATTTGTGTTTGGTTATGTATCAGCCTGGATGCTTGTAGGTGTTTTTATGGTCGGTGCAATTATAAGCTTGAATCTGCTTCTGCCAATGTCCTATATACCAGCATTAGGCGTTTTTTTTATTGCAGTGATATGGCAATTTTCACCAATAAAACAGCGATGCCTTAATCAAGGGCACGATCATAGGAGGTTAGCCGTATTTGGATGGCCCGCATACCGTGATGCATTTTTATTTGGTTTAATGCATGGAACATGGTGCGTGGGCTCTGGTTGGGCCTTAATGCTTTGGCCTATGTTGTTGCCAAACGGCCACAATCTCGCTATGATCATGGTTACTTTCATTATGCTCAGCGAGCATTTGGAGCATCCACAAATTCCACGATGGCGCATTGATTTTCGTACCAAGTTGCTCCGAATACTTGTTGCTCAAACTCAAATAAAATTGAAACAGGTTCAGGGCACGATCTAATTTCAAAAGTAGATTTTGAAAAATTTGTGCTGACATTGATTTTACCCTTTTCGTCAGTTTATGCATTCAATATCATCCTACATTAAGCAAGATACCGAAACAAATACCTAAAAAACTTATGAACAAAAAAAACATAAGCGGCATCTACTTATACCGGAGCCTGATAAATAACAAGGTGCTACAGACCGAGTTTAATGAGCTAGAATTTGGCAGAGGTATCATGACCATTTCAGATGCAGATGGGACAATCAAGGGTACTTTCAACATGGGAGAAGGGTATGAAATGACCCTAAAAGGGACCATTTTCTCGGAAGATAAAAATTCGTTCTTGAGAATGACCGGCAACGGCATACCGGGTACTGCTACCGACAAGTGGGTTTATGATTACGTTGGTCTAATTGATCCTATCTGGCCCAACGCTGTGGCACAAACTCCTACTATCACGGGTAGCGTGATACGAAGTGTAGATCATGGATCATCAAAAGCGGGCGTAACTGCAACCTTCTATATGGTCTTGACAACATAACCTTTTTAAAAAGCTCATCCACATAATTCACCATGACGAAAATAAATGTGGCTGTTTTGGTCTATCCAGGTTTTGAACTGATTGATATGAATGGCCCGATCGATGTGTTTGTAAAAGCGAATCGCTACAATCAGCACAAGAACGTGTACCAGGTATTCACGGTTGCTGAGTCGCTTGATGAAATCAGAAGCGAACATTCGACAGTGCGCATAACGCCAGACTATGCACTCAGTAATAGCCCTCAGCCCGATATTATCGTCATTCCAGGAAAGATCATGTCTACCGATAGTCCAGAGGGATTTGGTAGCGTCTCTAACGAGTTAATCACTTGGATAAAAAAGCAGGCTCAACATACCGGAATAACCATCATGTCTGTTTGTGTAGGTATCTACATTCTCGCAAAAACTGGTTTGCTAGCCAATAGGAGAGCAACAACACATTGGCTCTCAATAAGCGATGTCCAAGAGCAGTATCCTGATATCATGCTTGTAAAAAATGTACGTTTTGTGCCCGATGGGAATATCATAACGACAGGTGGTGTCACCTCAGGTATTGACGGCGCACTTTACCTGCTTGAAACTATGGAGGACCCTGATTTTTCACAAAAGATTGCTGATATAATGGTTTATAACCGGGAAGCACCTTTGCCCCCTAATACGCTCCTGACTTGACCCTTTTATGGGTCGGTGTCTATACAAAGGCAATAAAGCAAACCTACAGCCATCACTGGTTAGAGGCTTTTAGATTCTATTTTAACGGTAGAAAAAAGGTTTTTTTTCGCAATAGAATAAATATATATGCACTTTTAACTCCAAGTTTTAAATCCTAAACTATTTGTATTATGAGCTGTTACAAATCGGCCTCTGCCGTTGAAGAAAACGGAATAGCTGGACCTCTACTAGTTGTCAAAGTAGAAGCGTTTTCTGGGATTGTTGCTCCAACTTTAAAAAAAGGAACACCCCCATTTCATCCTGCTAACGTTTTCCCCGTTACAATTGAACATTCAGTACCAGCTGGTGCAACCATTACCCATTTGGAAGCAACGCAGAATCTGACAAAAGTGGGCGAATTCGAGTACGTGGTTATTCATTGTGGGGACGATAAAGGCACGCGTATTCCCGTTACGAAGTCATAATATTTGTTTTTTGTAGCTGATAACCTACAGAATATTATTGTTTCAACATAAAGACGCTCTGGCAGCAGCCAGGGCGTTTTTTGACTCATATCTACCAAGTAATATCAGGTAACGATTAGTCTTGCTACTTTTTTTTGGACAAAAAGCTAAGTAACGTGAATTCGGGATTAGATTTGAACAGGCTTAACAAATACGCAGGGTTTGGTATCATAAAAATGGTAAGCTACTAAACCGGCCATTGTATGCACCAACGCATTCAGGGGAGACCGGTGACGCGTGTGGTCTACATCCTGTACACTCATTAGAATATCATACACCGACTCAATTAAGGCCGCTTTTTTAAACGTAACTTATCATCCAATTCCAGAAGTTGGTTCTTCATATTGCTGCGTACTTTGGTCACCAGTCGTAAGCCCTGCTGATAAAACTCCTCGAAGAGCTTGCTCAAGTAGCCTTTTTCGGCATAACAGCGGCCCTGGAAGCGACCCAATAATTGGCGTAACACCGCATCATTATTGTCCGAAACGTTGGCAGGTGTAATGAGAAAGTTCATGATCTGGCCTAACTCATTGATAATAAGATGAAGTTTGAGACCATAAAACTAGCCCGTCGAGGATTTACCCCGCCCAGTGATAGCAGCAAAGACTTTATTACTAGTAATACGTTTATTGTCGCAGTCGGGCAGTTTCTTCGAATCGGCAAAGTAGCAACCCGTGCGCTTACTGCTCAAACAAAGATACTTGGTTAGCATATGCAGGGTGGCTGCTTGCCGGGGCAATAACTCAATAAGTCGGCCATAACTGACCAGTTTAGGAAAGTAAGTAGCCATCTGGTTGAGACCAGTCGCTGATAATAGTATTGGAAGTTTTTGTAGCCCGAATGATGATAATAGACGAGCAAGGTGATAATCTCACTGGCTGTCAGATCGGTTTGCCGAGTGGGTTGTCCTGACTCGGTTAGGGTACGACTAGCCAGCCATTGCTCGAACGGGGTAACAAAATCATCCACAGTGATAAAGATTTCAATGAGTTTTTCTTCGCAGATTTGCGTTTACATAGGGGTTACATAGTAGATAAGTTGGCTTCGACACCACAAATCTATCTGATTAGCCCCTATTGCACTTTTTAGCTATTCCTAATCCAGAACTCATGTTAATCTATAAAGTTAGTCTTGTATTTGATGACCTACGATTAAATAAAATACGGGTATTATTCTTAGTTGAAATGAATCCTAGCACTAATTATTTCAATGAACTTCATTCCGAAGAAGTACAAGAGTTAATGGCTCGACCACCAAAATGGTTGTTGCACTGAGGAATTACAGTTATTTTTTTAATTGTAACACTGCTAATTACCGGAACATGGGTAATTCATTATCCTGAATTAGTATCTGCATCTTTTAAATTCATCCCTGTTAAAACACCTAAGGTGGTTTTGACCCATACGGATGGTAAACTAATAAGATTATTTGTAGAGGAAGGACAATCTGTACAGAATGGTCAGACGCTTGGATATATCGAAAGTACAGCCCGGCATAGTAATGTTCTGCTTTTATCGCATATGCTTACAAAAGCATTGACAATAGCTAGTAAAGGAAACCTGGAAACACTGAGTCATTTAAATTTAGCGAACTTCAGCCAACTGGGTGAGTTACAAAATGCTTACCAAGAATTTGATCAGTCACATATACAGCTTAAGGCCTATTCAACTAACGGTTTTTATTGCCAGAAAAAAAATATTCTTCTTCAGGAAATCAAAGATTTGTAAGCATTAGCTGAAAACTTACAGATACAACATGAAATTCAGGCAAAGGATATAGTGCTTGCTCAAGAAGATTATGATATCCAACTCAAATTAGTAAATGATAAGGTTATTGCTCCATTAGAATTAAAGCGTGAAGAAAGTAAAAACAATGCTCGAAGACTGCCATATCAACAAACCAGTGCCGCCTTAATTACTAATTTGACATCTTAACGAGCCAAACAAAAAGAAATTTTAGAATTGGATAAAGATGTTGTCGAAGCACGCGTCAAGTTTATCCAAGCTATTAATACACTCCAAAGTGCAAATAGCTCCACCTAATTTCGATTACTTCGGTGAATTAAGAGTGCCACAACGTAATGCAGGTATAGTGCAAATTGGGCAAGAGGTATTGATTAAATTCGCTGGATATCCATACCAGGAATATGGAGTAGTAAGAGGACGTATAACAACCTTTGCGGATATGTCCTTAAATAACAGTGTTTTTCTGGCAAAAGTTACTTTGCTTGATGGGTTAAAAACTACTTATGGAAGAAGAATTTCATACAAAACAGGATTGATTGCCTTAGCCAAGATTATTACTGACGATAGCCGATTGCTCATGAAGTTATTTTACCAATTAAGAAAGGGTGCAAATGGTAGATGAAAATAGATCAAAATAAACTATGTTCGAAATCTGTTGCCTATTCGGTGCAGTCTTAGGTATTGGGGAGACACATGACGGTCGTTAGAGCAGGGTTAACCACAGATACCTAAGGAAAAGATAGCGCCCCTAATATGATTAATGGCTATTCTCCAACAAATTGGTCTCCTGAGCCCCTAGAGTGCTCCCGTTTAGCCTGTCATGTTTAATTGTATATTTCGGAGAGGTCGGTTCAGCGTCAATCTAAGGGAGTCGTCCAATTTCGGGTTAACACCTGCAGGCGTAATAGATTAAATTTTGCTTTGCCATACATGATTCGCTTGATAGTC
Proteins encoded in this region:
- a CDS encoding DJ-1/PfpI family protein; amino-acid sequence: MTKINVAVLVYPGFELIDMNGPIDVFVKANRYNQHKNVYQVFTVAESLDEIRSEHSTVRITPDYALSNSPQPDIIVIPGKIMSTDSPEGFGSVSNELITWIKKQAQHTGITIMSVCVGIYILAKTGLLANRRATTHWLSISDVQEQYPDIMLVKNVRFVPDGNIITTGGVTSGIDGALYLLETMEDPDFSQKIADIMVYNREAPLPPNTLLT
- a CDS encoding copper chaperone, yielding MKLSWKNRITINLVIISISLFVWVLLLINPGHIMTIEHCHVSTSGPSTASLQMLLEMNPFSSQLIGWGIMVVAMMLPKLIVPIQYICIQNFKENRLLTSLLFVFGYVSAWMLVGVFMVGAIISLNLLLPMSYIPALGVFFIAVIWQFSPIKQRCLNQGHDHRRLAVFGWPAYRDAFLFGLMHGTWCVGSGWALMLWPMLLPNGHNLAMIMVTFIMLSEHLEHPQIPRWRIDFRTKLLRILVAQTQIKLKQVQGTI
- a CDS encoding biotin/lipoyl-binding protein; this translates as MTHTDGKLIRLFVEEGQSVQNGQTLGYIESTARHSNVLLLSHMLTKALTIASKGNLETLSHLNLANFSQLGELQNAYQEFDQSHIQLKAYSTNGFYCQKKNILLQEIKDL
- a CDS encoding integrase core domain-containing protein, with protein sequence MATPEENSYIEAFHSILEYDVIKRNEFSSYYEAKKTLRRYFSHYNYICFTVPLDL
- a CDS encoding DUF7010 family protein, which encodes MALIIGGRYLTFRTLYGNKLYWVLGGLLGLSAYGLFITNMQPLVTTLMVGFIEVMFSVVLFYDFSSKKKTESVRLYS
- a CDS encoding tyrosinase family protein; this encodes MATFTRKNAWNNNGTFDNPDLLWYAKAVQVMQSRPISDPTSWWFYAAIHGEYLLPASMIPSSFPDYQYLNWINISYIATTAKIDKIPAQKLTDLFWDQCQHATWYFLPWHRGYLVSIENILRDIIINQLKGPEDWALPYWNYLNQSTQNTEQNIPPAFTDVSLPDGKPNPLHVVERYGSIIEIGNAENSANDICQFDTIYSDGSSPAPLGPGDSTGYFYSGGETGFMHEGGSETGDIEMNPHNFVHGMVGGRNKKKQTGLMGVPNTAALDPVFYLHHANVDRMWAAWNETGKNENSSKPSWLVGPSAHGNSRFAMPLDLKGNPWFYTPADTQSTNNLKYNGTTYSYTYDDLSLTSFEKAPPSEPMRISERFAKLGIRDLHNVIKMTNDRKTELVGASSGTLKIKNSETQATVKLNTTAWESVSRSFFIAPIPSIPDEVFLQLEGVNGGSDSNFLSVYVNEKFVKSVSLFGLLSASMKNNFHGGAGLTFKFNITNIIDDLHLAGNIDIDSLNVQVKAKDALHKGDEITIDRIGVYRVSQ